One window from the genome of Fulvivirga lutea encodes:
- a CDS encoding M20/M25/M40 family metallo-hydrolase — translation MKKLSALLILSLTITSISWSQSDVKPVILKSVEDNTTYYTQLLKEIVNINSGTMNFKGVQKVGNRLVEEFKKLGMEASMTSGDAFGRAGHLVASNNGTKGIKILMIGHLDTVFEPESPFQKYTMVNDSIMQGPGVADMKGGDIIILLALKALKDAGVLENLSVKVVMTGDEERSGSPLALSKKELTDAADWADIALGFENADGNPKTIVTSRRGSTSWTLNVKGNAAHSSQVFTDKVGSGAIYEASRILNSFYQELSKEENLTFNPGLILGGTDVTYDDSKSAGTAYGKQNVVAKDVIVKGDIRAVSLEQLAMAKEVMNRIVTENYPESSAELIFDSEGGYPPLTNTKGNEFLLNLYNMISRELGYGHVTAVNPRNAGAADISFTSGRVDMAVDGLGLSGADDHTINETGNLNMISVQAKRAALLMYRLSSRR, via the coding sequence ATGAAAAAACTTTCAGCACTTCTGATATTGAGTTTGACCATTACTTCCATTTCTTGGTCACAAAGTGATGTGAAGCCGGTTATTTTGAAATCAGTTGAAGATAACACTACCTATTATACCCAATTGCTTAAAGAAATAGTAAACATTAATAGTGGCACCATGAACTTCAAGGGTGTTCAAAAAGTAGGTAACCGATTGGTAGAGGAATTTAAAAAATTAGGGATGGAAGCTTCTATGACCTCTGGTGATGCATTTGGAAGAGCAGGTCATCTAGTAGCATCCAATAACGGAACTAAAGGCATTAAAATACTAATGATAGGTCATTTAGATACCGTATTTGAACCTGAGAGCCCCTTTCAGAAGTATACCATGGTTAATGATTCCATCATGCAGGGACCGGGCGTTGCTGACATGAAAGGTGGCGATATTATTATCCTGCTTGCACTGAAAGCACTGAAAGACGCAGGTGTTTTGGAAAACCTTTCAGTAAAAGTGGTAATGACAGGTGATGAAGAGCGTAGCGGATCTCCCCTCGCCCTATCAAAAAAAGAACTGACTGATGCAGCTGATTGGGCGGATATTGCCCTTGGTTTTGAAAATGCTGATGGAAACCCTAAAACAATTGTCACTTCTCGGAGAGGTTCTACCAGCTGGACACTAAACGTAAAGGGTAATGCTGCACATTCATCGCAGGTATTCACTGATAAAGTAGGATCAGGCGCCATTTATGAGGCTTCACGCATACTCAACTCATTTTATCAGGAATTGTCAAAAGAAGAAAACCTTACTTTTAATCCAGGTTTAATTCTTGGAGGAACTGATGTAACCTATGATGATTCTAAAAGTGCAGGCACAGCTTATGGAAAACAAAATGTAGTTGCTAAAGATGTGATTGTAAAAGGTGACATTAGAGCGGTTTCATTAGAACAGCTCGCTATGGCAAAAGAAGTGATGAACAGAATTGTCACTGAAAATTATCCTGAAAGTTCGGCTGAACTTATCTTCGATTCAGAAGGTGGTTATCCTCCATTAACAAACACTAAAGGCAATGAATTTTTATTGAACCTTTATAATATGATAAGTCGTGAATTGGGCTATGGACATGTAACCGCAGTTAATCCCAGAAATGCAGGGGCTGCTGATATTTCATTTACATCAGGAAGAGTGGATATGGCCGTAGATGGTTTAGGGCTTTCTGGTGCCGATGATCATACAATAAATGAAACAGGAAACTTAAATATGATCTCCGTTCAAGCTAAAAGAGCTGCCTTGTTAATGTATCGATTGTCATCCAGAAGGTAA
- a CDS encoding AraC family transcriptional regulator codes for MKEKKDIKVYSLQDEQHPSRFFRLEKMEDHYDDVNGTTDDPHRHDFYAIIWIKKGKGFHLVDFNKYDLEDNQIYFLSPGQIHQISTTEKPYGWVLSFSADFLLINNIPTSFIKNINLFKPYNESPPLKLEDEPALTIESVIEQMLPFFEGDGAYKNEALGALLQLLLIHCNHACEFPEPLETQASCVLIDFRNEVESHYMELHKVNEYANRLNITPKHLNEVVKENLGYTAKEYILDRIIMEAKRLLLHSDLSSKQVALHLGFKEPVHFSTFFKNIVGVTPGQFKQEFSK; via the coding sequence GTGAAGGAAAAAAAAGATATTAAAGTCTATAGCTTGCAAGATGAGCAGCATCCATCCAGATTTTTTAGACTGGAAAAAATGGAAGATCATTATGATGATGTGAACGGCACTACTGATGATCCACACCGTCATGATTTTTATGCTATTATTTGGATCAAAAAAGGGAAAGGGTTTCATCTTGTAGATTTTAATAAATATGATCTTGAGGACAATCAAATCTATTTCCTTTCTCCTGGGCAAATTCATCAAATATCAACCACTGAGAAGCCTTATGGCTGGGTACTTTCATTTTCTGCAGATTTCTTACTGATCAACAATATACCTACCTCATTTATCAAGAATATTAATCTTTTTAAACCTTACAATGAATCCCCGCCATTAAAGCTAGAAGATGAACCTGCATTAACTATTGAATCTGTAATCGAACAGATGCTTCCTTTCTTTGAAGGTGATGGAGCCTATAAAAATGAAGCTTTAGGAGCTTTGTTACAGCTCTTGCTGATTCATTGCAACCACGCGTGTGAATTTCCAGAGCCTTTGGAAACACAAGCTTCTTGTGTACTCATCGACTTCAGGAATGAGGTAGAGAGCCATTATATGGAATTACATAAGGTAAATGAGTATGCCAATAGGCTAAATATTACACCTAAGCATTTAAATGAAGTGGTGAAGGAGAATTTGGGCTACACAGCTAAAGAGTATATACTCGACCGTATTATCATGGAAGCCAAACGATTACTCCTGCATTCAGATTTATCATCTAAACAAGTAGCGCTACACCTTGGCTTTAAAGAGCCTGTCCATTTCAGCACGTTTTTTAAAAATATAGTGGGTGTAACTCCTGGTCAGTTTAAACAAGAGTTTTCAAAATAA
- a CDS encoding pirin family protein codes for MKTVLHKAETRGHANHGWLDSHHTFSFANYYNPERVHFGVLRVLNDDIVAPSRGFGTHPHDNMEIVSIPLSGDLKHKDSMGNEAIIREGDVQVMSAGTGIFHSEFNANDDKEVRFLQIWVFPNKKNVEPRYDQISIRDVEKKNEFYQVLSPNKDDQGVWVHQDAWFNLGKFDKGVETEYCLNKADNGVYAFILEGEVEINGQKLTKRDGLGISETDKLSVKATSDNARVLLMEVPMTL; via the coding sequence ATGAAAACAGTATTGCACAAAGCAGAAACCCGAGGCCATGCAAATCATGGTTGGCTAGATTCTCATCACACATTCAGTTTTGCCAATTACTACAACCCTGAGCGTGTACACTTTGGAGTTTTAAGAGTGTTGAATGATGATATCGTGGCGCCAAGCAGAGGCTTTGGAACGCACCCACATGATAACATGGAAATTGTTTCAATACCACTATCAGGTGACTTAAAGCATAAAGATAGCATGGGTAATGAAGCCATCATTAGAGAAGGAGATGTGCAGGTGATGAGTGCAGGAACAGGAATATTCCACAGTGAATTTAATGCCAATGATGATAAGGAAGTTCGATTCCTTCAGATCTGGGTATTTCCAAATAAAAAGAATGTAGAACCTCGTTACGATCAGATTTCGATTCGTGATGTAGAGAAGAAAAATGAATTCTATCAGGTCTTATCACCAAATAAAGACGATCAAGGCGTATGGGTGCATCAGGATGCATGGTTTAACCTTGGCAAGTTTGACAAAGGTGTTGAGACTGAATATTGTCTCAATAAAGCGGATAATGGGGTTTATGCCTTCATTCTAGAAGGGGAAGTAGAAATCAATGGACAAAAACTAACTAAACGTGATGGCTTGGGTATCAGTGAAACCGACAAGCTATCAGTAAAAGCAACCAGTGACAATGCACGGGTGCTTTTAATGGAAGTGCCTATGACTTTATAA
- a CDS encoding nitroreductase family protein: MKPKIDNQYPIIEPIANRWSPRAFADKAVTKEDIMPLFEAARWAASCFNEQPWRFKVGIKGEEMYDKIFNTLGEFNQNWVKTAPVVVLVCAKKAFDHNGKPNAHSWYDSGQAVANLATQATANGLYLHQMAGFDRDKAEKEVVKDDHYDAICVFALGHLGNPDQLPDQLKEKEEAKQQRLGLDQIVSFS; the protein is encoded by the coding sequence ATGAAACCAAAAATAGACAATCAATACCCAATTATTGAACCGATAGCCAACCGATGGAGCCCAAGGGCATTTGCTGATAAAGCAGTGACCAAAGAAGACATCATGCCGCTTTTTGAAGCAGCCAGATGGGCGGCAAGTTGTTTTAATGAGCAGCCATGGCGTTTTAAAGTGGGAATAAAAGGAGAGGAGATGTATGATAAGATTTTCAATACTCTCGGAGAATTCAATCAAAATTGGGTGAAAACAGCCCCTGTTGTGGTGTTAGTTTGCGCTAAGAAAGCTTTTGATCATAACGGCAAGCCAAATGCTCATTCCTGGTATGATTCAGGCCAGGCAGTGGCCAATTTGGCAACACAAGCTACGGCCAATGGATTGTATCTACACCAAATGGCTGGCTTCGATCGTGATAAAGCAGAAAAGGAAGTAGTTAAGGATGATCATTACGATGCTATATGTGTTTTTGCCTTAGGTCATTTAGGTAATCCTGATCAATTACCTGATCAATTAAAAGAAAAAGAAGAAGCAAAGCAGCAGCGTTTAGGACTGGATCAAATTGTTAGCTTCTCCTAA
- a CDS encoding choice-of-anchor tandem repeat GloVer-containing protein, which translates to MTNLYSNNLLKSIVFLILFKMPLTGNSQFYGYGKPDTELGNNYQLFSFDEGDEKLNILRGFNSGSFSIPNNTSFTEVDDYLWTAFVDGPYGRGVVLKLAKDGSTLERIVEFDGNNGKEPQSSLVLNNGFLYGITKEGGGNDNGVLYSIELATNNFKVLHQFDEQSGYEPNGISIHNDIIYGTCKLGGNFDLGTIYSFSINEGSLTVLEHFDGVKTGKHPLGKLFYMNGELWGASIDYHIYKYNIELGDYSILHEVYNGSPENTVEEFSNFSFIQFNNRIYSINSGYTQNNGIRSFNLDGQDLQQHNPDVSGRLYGDLAYNNGYLYFSSDEGIFQMNELNEIIRVFEEPSLTTPIFNGSTIYLFYNDRLLEYDTEPNELTTIRDLNPCYLGCTTRGAPIKVGDKLWGLVRAFDYNSNFYVALYHINLDGSNFSIIRRFSGADIQFNSELNLTYHEGKIWLKANSDDVGLFGGVIFNVDVITGDVNDFLEFQFEDRLYDFKGKFLVFDNKLWGISNQIVNSFLFSIDLNSKEFISYEELFFGDLRSEILLFDNKLYFANSRNIVSFDPSSDDFNLLHNFEPNEKAVDGLIVVDGRLFGLLSSGGMTIDAALHTGGLIFSINTDGSDYQEEYIFDSNLNNPIGSLAKRGCKLYGMANPYVNFETNIYGSLYSYDVLSKELTEEYVIGEKTGYAYSFWAPSELLYIGNNEVCELPINEEEIINEEEITSVSFDSNEYYLKVYPNPTSDILKINNSVRINASNQYHITNINGQEIKTGKLLEDKAINVSELPNGIYFLTISSKTITKTFKFIKN; encoded by the coding sequence ATGACCAATTTATACTCCAACAATTTATTAAAGTCGATAGTATTTTTGATTTTATTCAAAATGCCTCTTACTGGGAATTCTCAGTTTTATGGGTATGGCAAACCTGATACTGAACTAGGAAATAATTATCAATTGTTTAGTTTCGATGAAGGTGATGAGAAATTAAATATTTTAAGAGGTTTTAATAGCGGCAGTTTCTCAATTCCAAATAACACTTCATTCACAGAAGTCGATGATTATTTATGGACTGCATTCGTTGATGGTCCATACGGAAGAGGAGTGGTTTTAAAATTAGCTAAAGATGGGAGTACGTTAGAAAGAATAGTTGAATTTGATGGAAACAATGGTAAAGAACCACAGAGTTCTCTTGTTCTGAATAATGGGTTCTTATATGGTATTACTAAAGAAGGTGGGGGTAATGATAATGGTGTTTTATATTCAATTGAATTAGCAACAAATAACTTTAAAGTACTTCATCAGTTTGATGAACAGAGTGGATATGAGCCAAATGGTATAAGTATCCATAATGACATAATATATGGTACTTGTAAACTAGGAGGGAATTTTGATTTAGGTACTATATATAGCTTCAGTATAAATGAAGGTTCGTTGACAGTTCTTGAGCATTTTGATGGAGTTAAAACCGGAAAGCATCCATTAGGAAAATTGTTTTACATGAATGGTGAGTTGTGGGGTGCCAGTATTGATTATCATATATATAAGTACAACATAGAATTAGGAGACTACTCAATACTACATGAGGTTTATAATGGCAGTCCAGAAAATACAGTAGAGGAATTTTCAAATTTCAGCTTCATTCAATTTAATAATAGAATTTATTCAATAAATAGTGGCTATACTCAAAATAATGGTATAAGAAGTTTCAATCTAGATGGTCAGGATTTGCAACAACATAATCCAGATGTGTCAGGTAGGTTATATGGTGATTTAGCATATAATAACGGGTATCTATATTTTTCAAGCGATGAGGGAATATTCCAAATGAATGAATTGAATGAGATAATCCGGGTTTTCGAAGAACCAAGTTTAACCACACCAATCTTTAATGGTTCAACTATATATTTATTTTATAACGATAGATTACTTGAGTATGATACAGAACCAAACGAATTGACCACTATTAGAGATTTGAATCCTTGTTATCTTGGTTGCACAACTAGGGGTGCGCCTATTAAAGTTGGAGATAAGTTATGGGGTTTAGTTCGAGCATTTGATTATAATTCTAATTTTTATGTTGCACTTTACCATATAAATCTTGATGGGTCGAACTTTTCAATTATTAGGAGATTTTCAGGGGCGGATATTCAGTTTAACAGTGAATTAAATCTCACCTACCATGAAGGTAAAATATGGCTTAAAGCTAATTCAGATGATGTTGGACTATTTGGAGGTGTCATTTTTAATGTAGATGTCATTACAGGGGATGTAAATGATTTTTTAGAATTTCAATTTGAGGATCGGTTATATGATTTTAAAGGTAAATTTTTAGTATTTGACAATAAACTTTGGGGTATTAGTAATCAGATTGTAAATAGCTTCTTGTTTTCGATTGATCTAAACTCTAAGGAATTTATTTCATACGAAGAGTTATTTTTTGGAGATCTAAGAAGTGAAATACTTCTTTTTGATAATAAACTCTATTTTGCTAATTCTAGAAATATTGTTTCGTTTGATCCATCCTCTGATGATTTTAATCTTTTGCACAATTTCGAACCAAATGAAAAGGCAGTTGATGGTCTAATAGTCGTTGATGGAAGATTGTTTGGCTTACTATCTTCAGGAGGAATGACCATTGATGCAGCTTTACATACAGGAGGTTTGATATTTAGTATTAATACAGACGGTTCTGATTATCAGGAAGAATACATTTTTGATTCAAATTTAAATAATCCAATAGGAAGCTTGGCAAAAAGAGGCTGCAAGCTCTATGGCATGGCAAATCCATATGTCAACTTCGAAACCAATATCTATGGTTCATTATATTCATATGATGTTTTAAGCAAAGAGCTAACGGAGGAATATGTGATAGGTGAAAAAACGGGATATGCATATTCATTTTGGGCGCCTTCTGAATTACTTTATATTGGTAATAATGAAGTATGTGAATTACCAATAAATGAAGAGGAAATAATAAATGAAGAGGAAATAACAAGTGTTTCTTTTGACAGCAATGAGTATTATCTAAAAGTTTATCCTAACCCTACTTCAGATATTTTGAAAATCAACAATTCAGTTAGAATTAATGCATCTAATCAATATCATATAACAAATATTAATGGTCAAGAAATCAAAACGGGGAAGCTTTTGGAAGACAAAGCTATTAATGTATCTGAGTTACCAAATGGTATTTATTTTTTAACAATATCATCAAAAACAATAACAAAGACATTTAAATTTATTAAAAACTAG
- a CDS encoding DUF6134 family protein: MPKIICIIFLTALICFSISSSGQKYNYSIHLAGGKIGGINATLTEENGVQYYEIESDVTFKVLFKKYNRRTIHKVTFSDGSIDESYTAVYMNKNQEDSASLVHISNHQYLCFMTEKDERYKKNFGAISFPSAMLYYKEPKGVSKVFSERFLDYCPVEVLEEGKYMVYLPNGKENVYTYKNGELISVFIDRTWFNIEFRKM, translated from the coding sequence ATGCCAAAAATAATTTGTATCATATTTCTTACTGCATTAATCTGTTTTTCTATAAGCAGTAGCGGGCAAAAATATAACTACAGTATACACTTGGCCGGTGGTAAAATTGGTGGAATTAACGCCACTTTAACAGAAGAAAATGGTGTTCAATATTATGAAATAGAGTCTGATGTAACTTTCAAAGTACTATTCAAAAAGTATAATCGAAGAACCATTCATAAAGTAACATTTTCTGATGGTTCCATTGATGAAAGCTATACCGCTGTTTATATGAATAAAAATCAGGAAGATTCTGCTTCATTGGTTCATATTTCAAATCACCAGTATCTATGTTTTATGACTGAAAAAGATGAACGCTACAAAAAGAACTTTGGAGCAATTAGTTTTCCATCCGCCATGCTGTATTACAAAGAGCCTAAAGGTGTGAGTAAAGTCTTTTCAGAGCGTTTTCTGGACTATTGCCCAGTAGAAGTTTTGGAAGAAGGCAAATACATGGTATACCTCCCTAATGGCAAAGAGAATGTATATACCTATAAAAATGGGGAACTCATAAGTGTTTTTATCGATCGTACTTGGTTTAATATTGAGTTTAGAAAGATGTAG
- a CDS encoding zinc-binding dehydrogenase, with protein sequence MNRLAYRINKAGNINRLKLVEEPLGEPEKNEVQIEVKAIGLNFADIFAILGLYSATPKGSFVPGLEFCGVISKLGSDVSEWEVGNKVMGVTRFGGYANYLNLHSDYITKLPDGWSYAEGAGYLVQALTAYYGLFNLGNIQKGHTVLIHSAAGGVGIQANRMAKKVGAYTIGTIGSSSKIDVLKREGYDDFIVRDSSFKRKLEEKLKDRELNIVMECIGGKVFKAGFELLAPQGRLINYGSARYGSNTNIPNWPDLIWKYLTRPKIDPQGMIESNKAILGFNLIWLYHKRELMRQIITEMEAMNLPAPFIGHTFEFEQMHEAIKLFQSGKTVGKVVVTFPV encoded by the coding sequence ATGAATCGATTAGCCTATAGAATTAATAAAGCTGGAAATATCAATCGGCTTAAGTTGGTTGAAGAACCTTTAGGAGAACCTGAAAAGAATGAAGTGCAAATAGAAGTGAAGGCCATAGGACTCAACTTCGCAGATATATTTGCAATTCTTGGGCTTTATAGTGCCACACCAAAGGGTAGTTTTGTGCCTGGTTTAGAATTTTGTGGTGTAATATCTAAGCTTGGGTCAGATGTCAGTGAGTGGGAAGTAGGCAATAAAGTGATGGGGGTAACTCGGTTTGGAGGTTATGCAAATTACCTCAACCTGCATTCAGATTATATTACTAAACTACCTGATGGCTGGTCGTATGCAGAAGGTGCTGGTTATTTGGTGCAGGCATTAACTGCCTATTACGGTCTTTTTAATCTGGGTAATATTCAAAAGGGGCATACAGTGTTAATCCATAGTGCAGCCGGTGGTGTTGGAATTCAGGCTAATAGAATGGCTAAGAAAGTAGGGGCCTATACAATTGGTACGATAGGAAGTTCTTCCAAAATTGATGTTCTCAAAAGAGAAGGTTATGATGATTTTATTGTCAGAGATAGTTCATTCAAACGAAAGTTAGAAGAAAAACTAAAAGACAGAGAGTTAAATATTGTGATGGAATGTATTGGAGGTAAAGTGTTTAAAGCTGGGTTTGAATTACTTGCTCCACAAGGCAGATTAATTAATTATGGTTCTGCCAGGTACGGTAGTAATACTAATATTCCTAATTGGCCTGATCTTATCTGGAAATACTTAACCAGACCTAAAATTGATCCTCAAGGGATGATTGAAAGTAACAAGGCCATTTTAGGATTTAACTTGATTTGGTTATACCATAAACGTGAGTTAATGAGACAGATCATCACAGAAATGGAAGCCATGAATTTACCAGCCCCATTCATTGGCCATACCTTTGAATTTGAACAAATGCATGAGGCAATAAAGCTCTTTCAGTCAGGAAAAACGGTGGGGAAGGTCGTAGTTACTTTTCCAGTATAA